A genomic region of Arachis stenosperma cultivar V10309 chromosome 9, arast.V10309.gnm1.PFL2, whole genome shotgun sequence contains the following coding sequences:
- the LOC130947297 gene encoding auxin-responsive protein IAA32-like, with product MDSNTSSFLLNSSTFHSVFYQDKQSDDIIDLGLSLKTVQHEASHSSANLYDDDIMDWPHSNLNLKNSSKNFDEEIEGVQSNERWAYVKVNMDRVTIGRKICILDHGGYSSLAIQLEDMFGSQSLSGLRLFQPDSEYSLFYKDREDNWRSVGDVPWKEFVECVKRLRIAKRNAGLASCSSGYI from the exons ATGGATTCAAACACATCAAGCTTTCTTTTGAACTCCTCAACTTTTCACTCAGTTTTCTACCAAGACAAACAGAGTGATGACATCATTGATCTTGGTCTTAGCCTCAAAACTGTTCAACATGAGGCTTCTCATTCTTCTGCCAACT TGTATGATGATGATATTATGGATTGGCCTCACTCTAATCTCAACCTGAAGAACTCAAGCAAGAACTTTGATGAAGAGATAGAGGGAGTCCAGAGCAATGAGAGATGGGCATATGTGAAGGTGAATATGGATAGGGTTACAATTGGTAGGAAAATTTGCATACTTGATCATGGAGGATACTCAAGTCTAGCTATCCAATTAGAAGACATGTTTG GAAGCCAAAGCCTCTCAGGTCTAAGATTGTTCCAACCTGATTCAGAGTACTCATTATTCTACAAAGACAGAGAAGATAATTGGAGGAGTGTAGGTGATGTGCCATGGAA AGAGTTTGTAGAATGTGTGAAGAGATTAAGGATTGCAAAAAGGAATGCAGGCCTTGCTTCCTGTTCATCCGGATACATCTAA